The window agtagacagtcgggaagtcgtcttGCTAAGTCCCCAAAgaaccagcgcaccagaacaacaaccACCGTGGATGAAGAGTAGcatagatcggaaggatccaatcTGAAAACACATGAACGTAGACAAAACGATGACTAGATCCGAGCAGATCCAACAACGCCGGCGGAAGGCAGAGCAACCCTAATTTTTCTTGGGGACGAGGTCAAGAGGCGGCGGCTCATGGGCTGAAATTAGTTGATAGGAAACCATAGTTAAGATAATATGATAAAGGTTCTATCGGCAACAACTACTAAAAAACACTACCAAAAATTTATAATATGAATAATAGGTTAGATAGTTTTCTCAAAAGACAAACTTTTGAATTTAGTTGGCAAAACCGAAAGGTACGAATAAAATTTGAATCATGCATCCCTATTCTTTTGGATGAAACTATGTGTGGCTTGGTTACTTTTGTTTGGACTGACATCATCAAGACCAAAAGTCTCAAGAGTAAATAAATTTTAAATACCACAACATAACGGGATGAAGTAATGATAAAATGTAGACTAGAAATTTTACTCTCTTGCTAGATTAATTACAGAAAAATAATGGGGAACTATCTCTTCTTTGGGGGGTAAATTTTTTGTTGACGAGTCACAAAAGGACTATAAAAGTATTTCACGATGTGACATGCCGTCATATAATACTAGACTCCCCATCGGGGTGATCAACAAACCGATTaaaaagctcaacaaaagaaaacGCCCACGGATAGCACAACGCGTCAAGAAAATCATTTTCTTGTTGGATACACTGCTGAAATGCCACCCTCGATGTCATGACAAGGAGTGAAGGAAGGTTCCGCGAAACCGATGTCCTTAACTTCACGCGGTCAACGTGGCTCTTTCATTGCTGAGCTCAAAGTCTCCAGGACTCCATTTACTTTACTAGTACTAGAGATGACAATGCTTACATGCATGCTTAATTAATTGAGTGTGATTATAGCACACTATGTGCTCCAAGATAGTACACACCAACGATCCAAGGAACCGAGAAATCAAAGGATAATAGAAGATAATCAGAGTGTTAAAAACGCGCGGAGCACGGACGAGAGGATCTTGCAAAGGTTACTTGCGTCTACACATGCCGATGTTCCTACTATCGTTCTTCGAAATTCCAAAAGGGGTACGAAAACGACTTGATTTCTTCAGATCTCGATTCTTCTGGCAGTCAAATGAGGCCAAGAGGAAGTACCGTCTCGCCCGATGGGACATTCTTTGTCGACCAAAAGACCAGGGCGGTCTCGGTATTGAGAACTTAGAAATCAAGAACAAATGCCATATGAGCAAATGGCTCCACCGGTTAGAGACTGAGCCGGAGGGCATGTGAGCACAGATTTTGCGTAATAAGTATCTACAGTCGAAAACACTCGCTCAGGTTACCATGAGACCAACCGACTCGCCATTCTGGAAAGGGCTTATGAGAGTGAAGGACTTGTATTTTCGTAGGGTCAAATTCCTAGTTGGCAATGGGATGTCAACAAGATTTTGGGAGGATACGTGGTTAGGAGAGACGCCCCTGGCCGTACAATATCCCACCCTGTATAACATTGTGCAACGTAAGGAGGATTACGTAGGCACAGTTCTACATACGAGTCCATTGAATATCCAGTTCAGACGAGCGTTAGTTGGTGAGCGTTGGACTGCATGGATGCACTTGGTTCGGAGATTGATAGATGTTCAACTCTCCGACCAACCGGATTCGACGCAATGGAAACTAGCTAAGAATGGAGTTTTTACGGTAAAATCATTTTATATGGATTTGGTTAGTTCTGGCCCAATCTTGAGATCGTTGCATATTTGGAAGATTAAGGTTCCTTTGCGCATTAAAAtctttatgtggtttgtccacaaaCAAGTAATTCTTACAAAGGGCAACTTAATCAAGAGGAGATGGGTAGGTAGTCCATGATGTTGCTTTTGTGATCATGATGAAACAATACAACATTTATTTCTTGAATGCCCACTCGCCAAATTACTTTGGGAACGATTCATATAGTCTTTAACATTATTCCTCCAGTTGACATTACATCGTTGTTTGGAACGTGGTTAACTGGGGTTGAACATACTATGGTGGCTcgtattcggattggaatatgtgcGCTTTTGTGGGCTATATGGAATTGCAGGAATGATTTGATATTTAACAGACAACACAATTTAACTTTCTTGCAGGTCATCTTCAGAGCTACTGcttggatccgtacgtggtccttactcactcctatGGAATCCAGGGGGCCTTTGGTTACTGGGTGTAACcagtgggagatggtagcacgggctTTATTCAACCGGTTCGGATGGCGGTCGCATACAGGATAGGAGTCTAGGGAGCTTATCCTTCTTTTTGCCATTCCGGTTGTGATTGTCGGCATGAACTTTGATTTTTTATTCTCGCTCCACTTGCGAGCTGTAATACTTTGACGACTTTATACTATTTTGCAAACTTTTAATAAGATGGTTGCATGCATCAATATGATGCAGCGGCCGGGGGTACGCCTCCATTTCTAAAAAAAAACTTGCGTCTACATGTACGCTAACTAGTTTTTTCCCACGAGGCCTTGGAGCGGGTCCAACTAAGGAGATGCAGGTCTCttagggtgtgtttggtagggtgcaTGGAGGGTGCATGAGGGTAAAAGTTCCCAATCCGACCCACTTTTGCTTGTTTGGTAGGGTGCATGAGCTCACATGGGCTATGCTCATCTGATGCATAAAAGGGCCCTTAGCTATGCTCATCTCATGCACCCCACACAGGGTGCATGGAGGCAGCCATGCTGGTCCTGACACTCGTCCCCACCCACCAGACCACGTCCAGATATGTTtatattttcaaaaaatgtttagaATTTTAAAATTTGTTTAAATTTTCGAAAAGTTTAGAATTacgattttttttaattttttgaaaaaatttaGGATTTCAAAAttgtttaaattttcaaaaaatgttcataatttcaatattttttaaaaaatcaacaatgttcagaatttcaaaataaaataaaaaattgtTTGAATTTTGGAAAAAACagaatttcaaatttatttaaatttttataaaatatttaattttcaaattttgtttaaattttcagaaaaactcggaattttaaatatgttcaaattTTCAAAAAAGTTTAGAATTTCAAAATTTAATTTATTTTTTAGAAAAATAAAATTTCCAAAAATTGTAAATTTTCAAAATATGTTTAAATTTGtgttcatatttttttgattttgttcatcattcaaaaaaaattgaaatttgaAATTTTTCAGCATGTCTAAACACATGCAAGCTGCCAAACAAAGTCTCAGCTCAGCATGTCTCAGCGCATACATCGCTGCCAAACAACAGCAACTGCATGGACTCAGCATGTCTACACTCAGCATGTATGAGAGGAGAACAACTAGGCTAGGTCCATACATGCTACCAAACACACCCTTAAGAGTGAACCGGTCCCAATGCATGTCGCTCACGATGCACATACGTTACGCATCGTAATGCCCGGCGTCACCAGACCATATGTGGACATATATAGTCTCGTCGCTTTCGGTGTAGTATATGCATATTCTTGTCGAGGAGAATATATGAGATGATCTGGTCATAGATAGGAATGCGTAGACTTCACATGTACATCATGTTATTGCCGGCAGTGACAGCCGTTCGACTTGGCCATGTCATGGTATCATTGCGGTTTTATTATTTTTTGAAGTAAAATTAAGCACAGGAATATAAACCATACCACAGTTCAGTATTCCAGTACATATATGTAATCCATACCTAAATTGAGTACATCTTTCTATCCATTCTTTAATAACATAGTAATTCTGATGTGATCTCTCGACCTCTCATACCCGTAACACAAATAACTCAAGAGAGCAAGACCTGAATGCTCgcattattcctggatttatttcaggatttccggcgatgcgctttcagtgggaggagacgttcccgtcgacgacgaggcacctaagtgacttcgtaaatctcaagatgatatgccggctcagtctctcggaggtgctcatagggatagggtgtgcgtgtgtgcgttcataggggtcaGCGTACGTGCGTATgtatgagcgcttgtgtctgtactgtgttaaaaaaagaGCAAGACCTGAAAAGCTAAAGCTTGCACAACATACCGACGTGGTACATGGGAAAGAGAAAAACACATAAATGAAAGAAAGAAAATGTTAGCCAGGGGAGGGACCTTTTGACTTTGCATGGGTTGGAAGGAGCTCGCTTTGAGCTTTGCTCGACGGTACAGCTGGGAATGGGACAGTGGGACATCCCTTTGACCCCGTATGTGTTGTCTGAAAGTGACATTCTGTCTGAAACTATATAGGACCGGTCACGGTAGTTATCCTCATTGGCTGGACCGGTTAAGCAGACAGTTTTGGATGCGGATTCTTCGTGTGGTGAGGAGCCGAGACAACAGGAAACGACAGCGCGAGACATATGTGCTAGCTGCTTTTAATGTAGCATCTGATTGGGAAAGGTTACCATCCATGGCCGTTCTCAAGCACTACCTCTGGAAGTAGAGGCCTGGACAGTATCATCGTTGCTTGGGAAGCTAATGCTGCGTCCCATCGACTTCCTTTTAATTTCTGAGCGCAAAAAGGCGCGGATTCTCAGCTCCAGACTCCAAAGTTGGTTTCCTTTTCCGACAGCTAAAGAACGAACATTGGGTAGTGCTGCGAGGTCGACGCGGCGACCTTTTGTTTGAACGGTCATTAACATGTAACAGTACGTAAGGATCAAGAAAAGAGTCACTACTACCATGTAACAGTAGTATGTGAGGATGCATCCTCGTACGTACGTTACGTACGCCAGCATTGATTCTTCGTCTTTGTAGGGAAAGAGAACCAACAATAAATCCTCGCCTTTGTGGGAAAGAGGACCAACATTCTTCGTCACTGTTGGGAAAGAGAGAGTGGAGTTCAATTGTGCAATTGATAATGAAGCTGCTACGAGAACTCTAGGCAAACTTGTCGCAGAAGAAGCCGATTATTTGAGGAGATATTCGAACATAGCAACAACATACTGTGCAGTTTTTCGGTGAGACGACCGTAACACTGGTCTGAGCCGGAGTGTGCAACTTTTCGTTTTAAAACCAGTTAGCTAAATCAGTTGTCCAAGTCGGCAATGACCTATGTGCAGCCACCAACCACCGTAACATCTTCATCAATCTCTTTAATTGATTTTATTCAGTCAAATATATATTCTTGGCGATCAAACAAGTCCACTGTAACCGACTCTTTTTCTACCTATCATACACATCCAGTGTATTCACAAAAACAAAAACGTATTTCTCACTCTGTCTACCCGACCGCAAGCTGCCACCTACTGCTAGTGACACCGATAAAGTCCATGCATGTCATGTGGACGTACGTATCTGAGGCAAAACGGTAGAAGTCAGCAACTCGTAATTGATACTGGTACAAAGGATGAAAGGAAAGCTGTTAATCTACCTTCCCAAAGGAAAATTTCGTTGCTTACCATCTTGCTGAATTATCAGCTACTCGATCGCACAAGGAAGCTAGGGTTGGCGTTAGCTTGGATTGAATTGGTGAAACTGAAAGGTACGCATACAATGTGAATCAGCCAATCAGACTTCTCtattccttttttttcttccctTTTTTCTTCTTTGAGAAAGATGCATTGCTATTCTTTTTGATGAACTATGGGAAATGCCCTGCTGATGACAAGTATCAATCTGAAAACCTTAGAACGTTAGGTTAATAAAATATACTATAGGAAAATTATGGCAAGTCTCCATTTTTTTCTGGTGAATCATTTTGTATTGACGAGTCACGCTAAGTCTATAAAAGTATTCCGCGACGTGACAGGCCACCATATGTACTCAGCATAACTCTAGATTGAGCGATGCGACAACAAGCAAGTTAAAAATGCTATAGAATGCAAGGAAATGCCCGCGGATAACACGACACATGAACAAAAGAAAACCTTTTTCTTGCATATACTGCTGAAATGCCACCCACGGAATGCCCCCCTTGATGTCATAACAAGTAATCGAGGAAGCTTCCCCGAAACCGATGCTAGCTCTTAGTTTCTACACGGTCAATGTACGGCTCTTTAGTCGCTGAGCTCAAAGTCTTCAACTCCAATCACTTTACTACTAGAGACGACAATTGAGACATGCATGCTTCATAAATAAATTTGAGTGTGATTAGCACACTATGTGCTCCAAGATGGTATACAATGAGTAATCAAATCATAGGAGAGATTAGAGTGTTTACAAACCTTACAGAGAGGATGATCTTGCAAAGGTTCCTTGCGTCCACATGTACGCTAGTTCTCTCCCACGAGGCCTTGGAACgggtcaactaaggagatggcaggCCTCTTGAGAGTGAACCGGTCCAATATTCATGTCACTCTTGCGCATACATTACGTATCACAATGCCGGCATCACCAGACCGTATGTAGACATATATAGTCTCATCGCTTTCGGTGTAGTATATGCATATTCTTGTCGAGAAGAAGATATGAGGTGATCTGGTCATATCTAAGAAGGCGTAAACTGCACATGTATATTATGTttgtagaagtgcatgctctagccaatgcaaccaaaaaAATCAATTTGATGGAAGAGACTAGGCAATCCATTTATACATCCATACACCCACTTACGTGTGGCTCTTTTGGCTCTGATAACATGTAAAAGTGCATGTTGtagccaatgcaaccaaaagaACGATCTGATGGAATAGACTAGGCAATGCATTTATACGTCAACAATGTTATTGCGTTGTCCGATCGGTCTAAGCAAACAACATCCACTGTTGTTCGACTTGGCGATCGGTCTCATGGTATCATTGTGGTTTTATCATTTCCATAAGTAAAATTTTGCGCGGATATATAATCCACACCTCAGTTAATTATAAGAAAGTACATATATGTAATCCACACCTAAATTGGGTACACCTTTCTATCTATTCTAGTATACATAATTCACATGTGATTGATCGATCTCTCATACACAACTCGGGGAGAAAGGTCTCGGTTACGTGCGTGCTGACGAATCCAATGGAGCAAATCATTTCGTGGATCCTATGTGAACGTGTTGCAGAGGCCCTGCGGCGGCTTGGCGTGGACGTGGGCGTGGTCGGCGGCCCACATCTCGGCCATGTTGGGGAAGTAGCACGCCCCGGGGAGCTCCATGGCGGCGGTGGCCTTGTTGTCCTGCAGCAGCTGTCCGCCGAAGCCGCCGAGCAGCAGGTCGCCGTAGGCGCCGAGGTCGGCGAGGAACGCGTCTTCCAGCGCCACGCCACCGACGTCACTTGCTGCAGGCATGGGCGACGCCCAGATGCCGGTGGCGGCGGGGACGTCCAGCGGCATGGGCGCGAGCACGGTCTGGGGCGACGAGTCTACGTGCACGAACCCCTGCATGGGGTGCGGCGGCTGGTACATGCCGGCGGCGGCGAAGCACATGTCGCCGCCTGATGAGCTGGTGTCGACGGAGGAGGAGCCGGACGCCGCCGGCGAGAGCGCCGCGGGCTGCAGGGAGGACGGCACGCATTGGCTCCAGGACCGGGCAGGACCTGACGGCGTGGCGGGCGCGGAGAAGGCTCCGAGGCCGGCGTGGTGGTGGTAGTGAGGGCCACGCATGGGCATGGGCATGGCCTTCTTCTTGAGCTTGGTGTTCCAGTAGTTCTTGACGTCGTTGTCGGTGCGGCCGGGGAGCTTGGAGGCGATGATGGACCAGCGGCTGCCGATGGAGGCGTAGAGGGAGCAGATGACGCGGTCCTCCTGCTCCGTGTAGCCGCcgtgccggatgtccggcctcaGGTAGTTGAGCCACCGCAGGCGGCAGCTCTTGCCGCACCGGT is drawn from Aegilops tauschii subsp. strangulata cultivar AL8/78 chromosome 1, Aet v6.0, whole genome shotgun sequence and contains these coding sequences:
- the LOC109777217 gene encoding uncharacterized protein, translated to MGRAPCCDKARVKRGPWSPEEDEQLRGYVRTHGIGGNWIALPHKAGLNRCGKSCRLRWLNYLRPDIRHGGYTEQEDRVICSLYASIGSRWSIIASKLPGRTDNDVKNYWNTKLKKKAMPMPMRGPHYHHHAGLGAFSAPATPSGPARSWSQCVPSSLQPAALSPAASGSSSVDTSSSGGDMCFAAAGMYQPPHPMQGFVHVDSSPQTVLAPMPLDVPAATGIWASPMPAASDVGGVALEDAFLADLGAYGDLLLGGFGGQLLQDNKATAAMELPGACYFPNMAEMWAADHAHVHAKPPQGLCNTFT